The Christiangramia flava JLT2011 genome has a segment encoding these proteins:
- a CDS encoding DUF4369 domain-containing protein — protein MKKLGLLLVILIGISSCSEKKSNLMVSGEIKGLKKGTLYLQKIEDTALVSVDSAVINGDSRFEMETHLESPQIMYLYLQKVDNNQYDDRIDFFADQGQVTINTTLEKFETKAKVVASKNQEKLEEYRKMMGRFNDQNLDLIKANFEAERDNDDQKLMEIDQKYDKWLKRKYLYTVNFALNNKDLELAPYLALSEVFDANIKYLDTIYKSLDPKVRKSKYGKQLKDFLKERREQEKLEEKVEEQIEEDHS, from the coding sequence ATGAAAAAATTAGGTCTTCTTTTAGTTATTCTTATTGGTATTTCCTCCTGCTCTGAGAAAAAAAGCAATCTTATGGTAAGCGGTGAGATCAAAGGCTTGAAGAAAGGCACGCTGTATCTTCAGAAAATTGAAGACACGGCACTGGTGAGTGTAGACTCGGCCGTGATCAATGGCGATTCCAGGTTTGAAATGGAAACCCATCTTGAGAGTCCGCAGATCATGTATCTGTATCTTCAGAAGGTGGATAATAACCAGTATGATGATCGAATAGATTTCTTTGCAGACCAGGGCCAGGTTACCATTAACACTACTTTGGAAAAATTCGAGACCAAAGCCAAGGTGGTAGCATCTAAAAACCAGGAGAAGCTGGAAGAATACCGCAAAATGATGGGACGTTTTAACGATCAGAACCTGGATCTCATCAAAGCAAATTTTGAAGCAGAAAGGGATAACGACGATCAAAAACTGATGGAGATCGACCAGAAGTATGATAAATGGCTGAAAAGAAAATACCTTTATACCGTGAATTTTGCGCTGAATAACAAAGACCTGGAACTGGCTCCATATTTAGCACTTTCCGAAGTTTTCGACGCCAATATCAAATATTTGGATACCATTTATAAATCGTTGGATCCTAAAGTTCGCAAATCAAAATACGGCAAACAGCTCAAAGATTTTCTGAAGGAGCGCCGCGAACAGGAAAAACTGGAGGAAAAAGTAGAAGAACAGATCGAAGAAGATCATTCTTAA
- a CDS encoding DUF819 domain-containing protein — MENPPIFTNDAIVFGLLMIALGFVFLTSSKKEGFWQKFYSVVPALLMCYLLPAIFNSLGWIDSEASQLYFVASRFLLPAALVLMTLSIDLKAIFNLGPKALIMFFAGSLGIIIGGPVALLIISVLFPDILGGAGPDAIWRGLSTIAGSWIGGGANQAAMLEIYEYNTELYGGMVLVDIVVANIWMAAILMGIGKNERIDRWLKADNSAIEELKIKVSKYADSVTRIPKLPDFMILLALAFGAVGIAHFGADNISEYLLANFEVFSDGKSALASFSSQFFWMITIATAIGIGLSFTKFKSYEGAGASKIGSVFIYILVATIGMKMDLSMVFDQPELILIGLIWILVHVVILITVAKIIKAPYFFLAVGSQANVGGAASAPVVAAAFHPSLATVGVLLAVFGYVVGTYGAILCTILMQIVATG; from the coding sequence ATGGAAAACCCACCAATTTTCACAAACGACGCTATTGTCTTCGGTCTATTGATGATCGCTCTGGGCTTCGTTTTCCTCACTTCCTCTAAAAAAGAAGGATTCTGGCAAAAATTTTATTCGGTAGTACCGGCACTCCTGATGTGCTACCTGTTACCGGCTATTTTCAATTCTTTGGGGTGGATAGATTCTGAAGCTTCCCAGCTTTACTTCGTTGCCAGCCGGTTTTTATTGCCTGCAGCGCTGGTACTTATGACCCTGAGCATCGATCTCAAAGCTATTTTCAACCTGGGACCAAAAGCACTGATCATGTTTTTTGCCGGGTCACTGGGAATTATCATTGGCGGCCCAGTAGCTTTATTGATCATTTCTGTCCTGTTCCCCGATATTCTGGGTGGCGCGGGACCCGATGCCATCTGGCGCGGACTCTCCACCATCGCCGGAAGCTGGATTGGTGGTGGCGCTAATCAGGCAGCCATGCTGGAAATCTATGAGTATAATACCGAATTGTACGGCGGAATGGTGCTCGTGGATATCGTCGTCGCAAATATCTGGATGGCAGCAATCCTCATGGGAATTGGCAAAAATGAACGAATTGATCGCTGGTTAAAGGCCGATAATTCGGCGATTGAGGAGCTGAAGATAAAAGTGAGCAAATATGCCGATAGTGTTACCCGTATTCCGAAATTGCCTGATTTTATGATCTTATTGGCACTGGCATTTGGAGCCGTAGGGATTGCCCATTTTGGCGCTGATAATATTTCCGAATACCTATTAGCTAATTTTGAAGTGTTCAGCGACGGTAAAAGCGCCCTAGCCTCCTTCTCTTCCCAATTTTTCTGGATGATCACCATTGCCACCGCGATTGGTATCGGACTCTCTTTTACCAAATTCAAATCGTATGAAGGGGCTGGAGCCAGTAAAATAGGGAGCGTATTTATTTACATCCTGGTTGCTACGATCGGGATGAAAATGGATCTTTCCATGGTTTTTGACCAGCCGGAACTAATCCTCATCGGACTTATATGGATACTGGTTCACGTAGTTATACTGATTACGGTTGCCAAGATCATCAAAGCGCCGTATTTCTTTCTTGCCGTGGGAAGTCAGGCAAATGTTGGCGGAGCGGCTTCAGCCCCGGTTGTAGCCGCAGCTTTCCATCCTTCGCTTGCAACAGTAGGCGTACTACTGGCGGTTTTCGGTTACGTGGTGGGAACTTATGGAGCCATTTTATGCACAATTTTAATGCAAATCGTGGCAACCGGTTAG
- a CDS encoding Cof-type HAD-IIB family hydrolase — MFKIIFSDIDGTLLNENRDVSTYTIETVKKLQGKIPFILISSRMPAAMRHLQKKLGIEELPLISYNGGLILVDGKPISSTEIEMQILQELHDFNLDHDVHLSLYHQDEWYAPSEDFWTRREIHNTKVSPEILKNEYVISKWNEESKGAHKIMAMGEEEKIDSISSFLKDHHGDSLHLYRSKPTYLEIAPRQISKLTAVEHLLKSHYSIPLSQSMAFGDNYNDIEMLKGVGMGIAVGNAKPDVLEVAHMVTAPGKEDGVAKSINKLLQL; from the coding sequence ATGTTTAAAATCATCTTTTCTGATATTGACGGAACCCTCCTGAACGAAAACCGGGACGTTTCCACATATACTATTGAAACTGTAAAAAAACTGCAGGGGAAAATTCCGTTCATCCTCATTTCTTCCCGGATGCCGGCTGCCATGAGACATTTGCAGAAAAAACTGGGAATTGAAGAGCTCCCGCTCATCAGCTACAACGGCGGACTCATCCTCGTAGACGGAAAACCCATCAGCAGTACCGAAATTGAAATGCAGATTCTTCAGGAATTACACGATTTCAATCTGGATCACGACGTGCACCTCAGCCTCTACCATCAGGATGAATGGTACGCCCCTTCAGAAGATTTCTGGACGCGCCGCGAGATCCATAATACTAAAGTGAGTCCTGAAATTTTGAAAAACGAGTACGTCATCTCAAAATGGAACGAAGAATCCAAAGGTGCTCATAAGATCATGGCGATGGGAGAAGAAGAGAAGATCGACAGCATTTCCAGTTTTCTGAAAGACCACCACGGCGATTCGCTGCACCTGTATCGCTCCAAACCTACCTATTTGGAGATTGCCCCGCGCCAGATCTCCAAACTCACCGCGGTAGAACATTTATTGAAGAGCCATTATAGCATTCCTTTATCACAATCTATGGCTTTTGGCGATAATTACAACGATATTGAAATGCTGAAAGGCGTTGGAATGGGCATTGCCGTTGGAAATGCAAAACCCGATGTCCTGGAGGTTGCTCATATGGTGACCGCTCCTGGAAAAGAAGATGGAGTTGCCAAAAGCATCAACAAACTGCTGCAGCTTTAA
- a CDS encoding Arc family DNA binding domain-containing protein: protein MSKKKAFALRVDEDMLKAIEKWAADEFRSTNGQIEWMLNKMLKESNRHPKNTKKDS, encoded by the coding sequence ATGTCCAAGAAGAAAGCATTTGCTCTGAGAGTCGACGAAGATATGCTGAAGGCCATTGAAAAATGGGCTGCTGATGAATTCCGCAGTACCAATGGCCAGATCGAGTGGATGCTGAATAAAATGCTGAAAGAATCAAATCGTCACCCTAAAAACACCAAGAAAGACAGCTAA
- a CDS encoding alpha/beta hydrolase encodes MLIKKLFLVMIFCGSMTINGQTDSSFVETDLSINEMTDGTLTTPASGTSENLVIFIQGSGPTDRNGNQPMMKNDGIKKIARELAAAGIASFRFDKRIFKMQQLQMEEKDLRFEDFVKDVVDIETYFRKEASFKHIILAGHSEGSLIGMLAAKDHADAFISLAGAGEPIDNIVVAQINMQAPPLAENARVAFDDMKENGQTTQYNPMLSAIFRPSVQPFMNSWMKYDPSEEIAKLDIPMLIINGSKDIQVTEEQAEMLAEAAPEAELEIIDGMNHIFRNIESEDRLVNTKSYNEPLQPLHPELVPVLTEFVKSLE; translated from the coding sequence ATGCTCATTAAAAAACTTTTTCTCGTCATGATCTTCTGCGGAAGCATGACTATCAATGGTCAAACTGATTCAAGCTTTGTGGAAACCGATCTCAGCATCAATGAAATGACTGATGGGACGTTGACCACGCCAGCCAGCGGAACTTCCGAAAACCTGGTAATATTTATACAGGGAAGCGGCCCTACTGATCGTAATGGCAACCAGCCCATGATGAAGAATGACGGCATCAAGAAAATTGCACGAGAACTCGCTGCCGCCGGCATTGCTTCCTTCCGCTTTGACAAACGAATCTTCAAAATGCAGCAGCTCCAGATGGAAGAAAAAGATCTGCGTTTTGAAGATTTCGTTAAAGATGTAGTAGACATCGAAACCTATTTCCGAAAAGAAGCAAGTTTTAAACATATCATTCTGGCTGGCCACAGTGAGGGTTCACTCATTGGCATGCTCGCCGCGAAAGACCATGCAGATGCATTCATTTCTCTGGCCGGCGCAGGGGAACCAATAGACAATATTGTAGTTGCACAAATTAACATGCAGGCTCCTCCCCTGGCTGAAAATGCCCGAGTAGCCTTTGACGACATGAAGGAAAATGGCCAAACTACCCAGTACAACCCAATGCTTTCGGCTATTTTCAGGCCAAGTGTTCAGCCATTTATGAACAGCTGGATGAAATATGATCCTTCGGAAGAAATTGCCAAACTCGATATCCCGATGCTAATCATCAATGGGTCCAAAGATATTCAGGTTACCGAAGAGCAGGCTGAAATGCTTGCCGAAGCTGCCCCGGAAGCTGAACTCGAGATCATCGACGGGATGAACCATATTTTCAGAAACATAGAATCTGAAGATCGACTGGTCAATACAAAATCTTATAATGAGCCTTTACAACCTCTTCATCCTGAATTGGTTCCTGTATTAACTGAATTTGTAAAATCTCTGGAATAA
- a CDS encoding SPFH domain-containing protein — MSQEKLLKPSNGYLMLALFVVFFFGSIAGFATTGNPIWIVGFLIAIFILPGLILVNPNESRVLLLFGDYRGTVKQNGLFWVNPFYTKKKISLRARNFDSERLKVNDKLGNPVMISTILVWRVRDTYKASFDVDIFENFVVVQTDAAVRKLASLYPYDNFADEGIEEEITLRSSMNEVSDALEKELEERLEIAGIEVLEARIGYLAYANEIASAMLKRQQATAIVAARHKIVEGAVSMVEMALDELSKKEIVDLDGESRSAMVSNLLVVLCGDKDASPVVNAGTLNH, encoded by the coding sequence ATGTCACAGGAAAAACTACTCAAGCCTTCAAATGGCTATCTGATGCTTGCCCTATTCGTTGTCTTCTTCTTCGGAAGCATTGCCGGTTTTGCCACAACCGGAAATCCCATCTGGATCGTGGGCTTCTTGATCGCTATTTTCATTCTGCCGGGTTTGATCCTGGTGAATCCGAATGAGTCAAGGGTGCTCTTATTATTTGGAGATTATCGTGGTACCGTGAAGCAAAATGGCCTTTTTTGGGTAAACCCGTTTTACACCAAGAAGAAAATTTCCCTCCGAGCGCGCAATTTTGACAGTGAACGACTGAAGGTGAATGATAAGCTTGGAAATCCCGTGATGATCAGCACCATCCTTGTTTGGCGCGTTCGGGACACCTATAAAGCGTCTTTTGATGTGGATATTTTTGAAAATTTTGTGGTGGTGCAAACTGATGCTGCGGTTAGAAAACTTGCCAGTCTCTATCCCTATGATAATTTTGCAGATGAAGGTATCGAAGAAGAAATCACGCTTCGTTCCAGCATGAACGAGGTGAGCGATGCGCTCGAAAAGGAACTTGAAGAACGATTGGAAATTGCCGGTATCGAAGTCCTGGAAGCACGAATTGGATACCTGGCTTATGCCAACGAAATTGCCAGCGCCATGCTGAAACGGCAACAGGCTACAGCCATCGTTGCTGCCCGTCATAAAATTGTGGAGGGTGCTGTTAGCATGGTGGAAATGGCTCTTGACGAATTGAGCAAAAAAGAGATCGTGGATCTGGATGGAGAAAGCCGTTCCGCGATGGTGTCTAATCTTCTGGTGGTACTATGTGGCGACAAAGATGCATCGCCGGTAGTGAATGCCGGAACGCTAAATCATTAA
- a CDS encoding S1/P1 nuclease has protein sequence MKRILAILLLSLSLNIHAADADWGKTGHRATAEIAEEHLSKKAQKAISKILDGRSLAFVANYADDIKSDPAFRQYSPWHYVNIEPDEEQYVAENASENGDLVQAIRKCVSVLEDEKAPLKEKQFYLKMLVHFMGDLHQPFHVGHASDKGGNDVQVRWFSEGSNIHRVWDSDMIDFYQMSYTELAHNTDDLDKNEVKAIQQGNLLDWVYESREIAEDLYSGVNSGDKLGYKYMYEHMPTVLHQLQKGGLRLAKVLNDIYS, from the coding sequence ATGAAAAGAATTCTTGCCATCCTTTTACTGAGCTTAAGCCTGAACATCCACGCGGCAGATGCCGATTGGGGCAAGACCGGGCACCGCGCTACTGCTGAAATTGCGGAAGAACATCTAAGTAAAAAAGCTCAGAAGGCGATCAGTAAAATTCTTGATGGAAGAAGCCTTGCCTTTGTGGCCAATTATGCGGATGATATTAAAAGTGACCCCGCATTTCGCCAATATTCCCCATGGCATTATGTGAATATCGAGCCCGATGAAGAACAATATGTTGCGGAAAATGCCAGTGAAAACGGAGATCTTGTTCAGGCCATTCGAAAATGCGTATCCGTTTTAGAAGATGAAAAGGCTCCACTAAAAGAAAAGCAGTTTTATTTGAAAATGCTGGTTCATTTTATGGGGGATCTGCATCAGCCATTCCATGTTGGACATGCTTCAGATAAAGGTGGGAACGATGTCCAGGTAAGATGGTTTAGCGAGGGTTCCAATATTCACAGGGTTTGGGATAGCGATATGATCGATTTCTACCAAATGAGTTATACCGAGCTGGCGCATAATACTGATGATCTTGATAAAAATGAGGTGAAAGCTATTCAGCAGGGAAATCTACTGGATTGGGTTTATGAGTCCAGAGAAATTGCTGAAGATCTTTATAGTGGTGTAAACAGTGGAGATAAGTTGGGGTACAAATATATGTATGAGCACATGCCAACCGTTTTGCACCAGTTACAAAAAGGAGGTTTGCGTCTTGCCAAAGTTTTAAACGATATTTATTCGTAA